In Phyllopteryx taeniolatus isolate TA_2022b chromosome 5, UOR_Ptae_1.2, whole genome shotgun sequence, the DNA window cttccggggggatcccgaggcattcccaggccggccgaaagacgtagtctctccagcgtgtcctgggtcgtgccTGGAACACAttaccggggaggcgtccggaggcatccgaatcagatgccccagccacctcatctggctcctcttgatgtggaggagcagcgactctactctgagatccccccggatgaccgagcttctcactctctctctaagggagagcccggacaccctgcggaggaaactcatttcggccgcttgtatccgggatctcgttctttcggtcacgacccacagctcgtgaccatagctgagggtaggaacgtagattgaccagtaaattgagagcttcgcctttcggcttagctccttctttaccacaaaggaccgatacaaagtctgcattactgcagacgctacATCTGATAGATGTAgatattaaaaagtaaatttggTTTGAAATTCCTAATTCCTGTTTGAAAgtcaatgaaattgaaagaCCACTTTAATGCACTTATTGACGCTAGATGGTCTCTTAATGGCAGGTGGTCTTATAGATTCATTaagcactgtatatacagtacaaactgAATATTAtaggaaattaaataaaacatcgGACCAACTCTCACTGCCTTTCAAATCTAGTCTAACAAGCTATCCCATCAAGTCAAAGGCCTCTTTTCCAAGCTACGGTCCAACTTGGGTAGCCTAAAGTCCAGACCTCAAACGTAAAGACCACAAACCAGTGTTTAACAATCAAAAATCATTCCATTACAAAGAACCTTATGCGTCACATGAAGCAATGCGCATCAATACAGGACGGCCACAATAGCATCAGATTTTTCCTATAAATTTCAAGGGtcttgcttttttcttttctttttttacttgtttgatttgcctttttgaggacagcagacaaacagaaaacagaCCTCTTATCTTTCTCTCCATCTTGCGTTTCCCTGCTTGGCAGCAAGGCACAAGAAGACAAGGGTTAAAGTAGACGTGCAGAAAGAGGGAATACAGAACAAAGAGGAGCAAATTTTGCCTagacacacaaaagcacacaaaagattgttttcaaatattttaacaaattcaGTATCATAAAATCTAGGAAAACACAGTCAacaaatcatttgttcatttggtGTCATAAAATGTTTAGACTCACCTTGTTGTTGGTGACCTCTTTTTCCTCTCACAATGAACTGCATCGAAGAATGCGGCGTTCCAAAATCGCAATGTGTGCCTGACAGGGAGCAAATAtcatatgaaaagaaaaagatggttgAGGGTTTAGGTTTTTGTTACTTCTAAGTAAATTATTATCACATCAAGCCTGTTCTGCTCGAATTTGTATAAAAAGCACTATTGTTTGAACaggtatattttttaaatacaaatttcattttaatagtTTGTCCTAATGGCAGAACAGTGTTTTAgtggatagcacatctgcctcacagtccagaTGTTCCGTTTTCAACTCCCCTTGTGGTctcattccccccaaaaatgttaggttacacacgtggacaaaattgttggtacccctctgttaatgaacccccccccccaaaaaaaaaaaaaaaacaaaaaaaaacacccacactggacacaaaaataacttgaatctgacaaagtaattaaaaatgtaatgaaaaccaACCGGAACCACTTTGGGTGGGTTGCGGACAGCTAGTAAAGACTTATTCCTATCCTGATTTCTTCCGCGACAGCACACAGTACATACCAAGTTCCCACACGGAACATAGTAGGAAAGCgacaagaaatgttacttccTTGTTCTCTAGCTACTAgtttaaacaaatacagtgcagctcggCCTTTGCTTGATGGGCGTCATGTCAAGCAATACGGCTTTGGCGGTCCAACAACTCAACtgaaactgcatttaaaaatacagtacatgatgctgtaaatgtgtgtgtttagaggctatttttaaacaactaaAGCTGTATTGCTCTTACTGTGACTTCTATGAAGGTGGGTTGCAACTTGGTAACAATAGTAAAATgcaggtcccagggtgacatCAGTTGAGAACCTCTGCTCTAATTAGCATCAAAAGGTGATTCAAACTTGTAATCAGCTTAGTCGAcctatttaaagggtgacaatcactgtgtgttttggtgacatggtgtgtacCACACTAAAAATGCACCACAGGAAGTAAAGGGGAGCGTTGTCTCaggagattagaaagaaaattatagatAAGCACGTTCAAGGCTATAAGACCACCTacaagcagcttgatgttcctgtgactacagtTGCACATATTTAGAAATTTAAGGTCCACGAGACTGTAGCCAACCTCCCTGGACATGGCCACAGgaggaaaattgatgacaaattgaaCAAACGGATAATATGAATGGTAATGAAAGAACCTagaacaacctccaaagaaattaaaggtgaagtCCAACGTCACCTCCAGGTCCGTCAttgtttgagccaaagtggacttaaactgcatgttgacaagccacaaagcttctgggagaatgtcctatggacagacgagacaaaactggaactttttggcaaTGCACATCAGCTGTATGTTCACAGACGCAAAAATGAAGCACACATGAAGAAGAGAGcactgtccctactgtgaaactGCTATGGAGGAGGCTCTGCTATGttttggggctgctttgttacatCTGGCAGAGgttgtcttgaatctgtgcagggtacaatgaaacctcaagactatcaaggtattctagagagaaatgtgctgcccaaTGTCAGAATGCTATGTCTCAGTGTTAGGTCACTGGTgttgcaacaggataatgaaACCAAAATACACAGCTAAAAAAACCCAggaatggctaagagcaaaatattggactattctgaagcAGTCTTCTacgagccctgatctaaatcgaattgaacatttgtggaaggagctgaaataTGCCATCTGGAGAAAGAatccttcaaacctgagacaactggagcagtttgctcagGAGGAGTGGGTcaaaatacctgctgagagGTGCAGAAGTGTGATTGAAAGTTCCAAAAATCGTTTGATTGCAgtttgcctcaaaaggttgtgcaacaaaatattaagtaatgggtaccatcatttttgtccaggcctgtttcatgagtttgtttttctaaaataataatgttgaacaacaattcaaaagcaaataTGAGAGCGATGACACCCATTGTGTATTTACAGGAATTTCTTTCGTACATTGGCGTGAAAGACAATTCCAATTGAATCAAGTGCCTCTTTTTCTGTCTCgctaaaatggcaaaaatattggcattcaAAAACTTCCATTCCAACCTGAATAAACACATTGAGTTAGGATAAATTAAGTCATAATAAACCAGAAGTCAAAACATCCTTTTAGTTAACATGCGCTTGTTTAGACATTTGGCTAACGACGTACAGTggagcaaataattatttgatccctcactgattttgtaagtgtacccactgacaaagacatgtaCGGCctataattttaatggtaggtGTATTTTAACAGTGATAAAcagaatataaaaaataataaaaaaataataatataagttCACTcggggttatatttgtctgatatttacatttgtttgattttcttaaacattaaagtgaggaaactatGCTAAAATATAAGAATATGAGAagggggggcaatactttttcacggcactgtatatatatatttttttcaatgcaattttaatggccgtcaattattcgcagattttCGTAATTCACTGTTAGGCCCGATCCCTGCCCCTCACGAATAGCGGGGAACCATAATTGGAGTTTTCAGCCCATCTGTCATGTTTGTAGAGAATGTTATGGCAGTTATTGTTATTGCATGCACACTAAGATCATGCTGATTCATGAGTGCGCCCTGAACATAAAGGGACCATATGTAAAATGGATACTGAAGCTCAAgtcaatgaacattgtgcaaatggaCAAGACAACAAATACCAGATGGGTTGCTGCTTCAGTTGGGTGTACAGGTAAactttttctccctttttttcctctggTGCCTCGGACACTACGGTGAAAGTAATGTGTTAAATGTCAACAAATCAAAAGAAATGAAGCAGTGCAACAGgaaatgtttaatgtattttaaaaaacacacacacaatgcccATTACCTGGCGATTTGGGTTTGGTCTCAACTGAATTTTCACCATCCCTGTAGTGGATATAAGAGGAAAGGATGTGTTAAATGGGAAAATCAGATTAAGTTTATGAAAATGACCAAAggaacaaaatacatttgcttaCTCTGTCTTCTGAGTTATTGAGCTTCTAAGTTTGCTTTCTAGGCCTCCAAAAAATCCTTTGACGTCAGTCTTCGATGAGTTTTTAAGGAGGCGCTCAGCAGCATCCTTCTTACCAGAGAGCCAGGAGTTGGCCTTGTTTAAGTATGAGTCCATACTAGCTGGAGGACCACCTCGATCAAGCAGCTCAGAAGGAGATGGCTGGGACTTTCCTTAATAGGAAAATATTTCAATAGCAAGTCCATTGAAATGTGTTGTCACTTAACCTTGAGTTATACATGACCTTCCACTCTATGTGATGTTATACTTCTTAATATTATAAGTCTCTGGCTGGttgcaattattaaaaaaatttctGAGGGAAAAATAACCTTACCACTATAGTAGTACGTAAAGCACATAGTCATGAGGTTTTTGGCTGGGCTGTAGTCATCCATTTGGTAACATCTGCCAAAAAACagaagcaaaacacacattatAATAATGCTTGCACTTGATTCCAACAGCAGTAATCGTGCATTTGATTCTTTTATCTATTGTATAATCCTAAAAATAGCACTTAGTCATAAATGTTCTTACTTTCAAACCACTGCCACAAACTGACTTACTCAAACAGCACGACCGCAAATGACTGCACCAGTCGGTAGAAGGTAGCTTCACTCACACATTTGGAGTGGCAGCGCTAAGTGGGAGGGAagataaaaaattacaaatatttgcttCATTTCCTATACAGTATTCAGGTATAACAATTTtcaatagggggggggggggctttgtcattcaaaaaacataatgaatgattacacagagagaaaaaaaaaggtcatttctGTCATTGGGTATCTGGTATACAGGTACATCATCTAACAAAAACATGCTGTTAGAGTCATGATTTTTTCCTGTTTACCTGTGCACTAACGTATTTAGCAAACCATTCCCTGCCTTTGCCATTCTCGCCAGTGCATAGCTCTCCGAAACGAGCTCTCTCTTCTTGGTCCAAGTCCTGCCTGAGAAAATATTGtgcaaaaatcaaacaatgacAACATTGAAAACATAAGCCTACAGTTTAATAACATGTACATTGATTTATAaattagatatatatatataaaaacataacacaaGAGACAAACTATCAATAACTACTATGACAGATCTAATCTGCAGAAATGTACAAATTGATTCctgaaaactaaaatataaagtCACAGCGCCATCTGCTGGAACTGGAGGTCACTGTCCCACTTGGCTAAATGCAGATTGACTGTCAaaatagtaaaagtaaaaaaaaaaagaatgttacaACACAACAATTTAATGTTCTTTGTGCCACTCCATATGGGTTGGGTATGTTTTGTGTAATTCTGCTAacaaacatctatccatccatctcatttccataccgcttatacatactatcccagctaactctgggcgagaggcagggtacaccctgaactggtcgccagccaatcgcagggcacatagacaaacaaccattcacactcactttcacacctacggccaatttagagtcttcaattaacctaccatgcatgttttgggatgtgggaggaaaccggagtacgtggaaaaaacccacgcaggcacggggagaacatgcaaactccacacaggcgggggcggatTTGAAGccatgtcctcagaactgcgaggcagatgtgctaacaagtcggcTACCATTCCAGCCGCTAACAAACAAATTAACTAAATAATCAAGTATCTTTCAGACTAAACTTGCATGATTTACTCTTGGCAGAGAAAATAAGGTGTGCCTTACCTTCCATGAAACACTTTCTCCACATATGTCTTCATGAACTCCCTTCTCTCTAAGACCTCAGCATCAGTCTCCTCACTACTCTGAACAGATGAGGATGAAGACCGTCTCAGCTCCCACATAGTTGAGGGTGGGTCCATGTCATTCTCACTGTCTGCAGACTCTGTTGCATCGCTTTGGTTTTCCTCTTCATCTTCAGGATGGTGATGTGAGCTTGACTTTGTGGGTGCTATGGTCTCAGGTAATAAGGGTTTCTGAGGAAATCTGGAGGACGGGTGCCCTGGGGACAAAAAGTCTGAATACCCAGGGGGGGTTTCTCTTGCCACATTAAGAGTTGTAGCCTCAGAGGGCATCTCAAAATCTATGAGGTTGTCCATTGCAAAAGACTATGCGGGTTCTTTTCTACTAGGTTTCAGATTGAGCGATGAAGCGCATGCTCTGCAGGAACATAACTGTGGCTGAAAGTAAGGCTGCATGAGGCTTCATTTATGTGGATAAGGTTGATTTCAAAGTTCTGGTGATATGGACATCAAAAACACTGCATCTGTAAACAAACGACAGAAAACAATATAACTAGTATTTGATAGCGCTTTGCTTTGAGCAAAATGTTGTTTGGGGATGCTTATGTCTTTACAACAGCAATTAGAAAACACTTTTATTTAGCAGATGTAAAGTGGCACTTACTGCTACTAAAACAAGGATTTGTATATTGAGGATTTATGggatttagttaaaaaaaaataaaaaaagacttccTCTTTTGGCAACAGCTGCAGATCATTAAGAGGAAGAGGATTTTTTGATAAGACATTCAATGAACTGTTTCACAGCAGACAACTTGATGTCATGAAGCAGAGATGAGTATCACAGGATGTGGGTTGCAACTTCTCAGTTATCAATCCCGGTTGCACCATTTGTTTATACAGTCAGGGCCATAAATATGGGCACATCAACACAATTTGCAGCTTTTTGGCTCTAAACGCCACCAGAATgggtttgaaatgaaatgaaaaagatgCGCCTTAACTGCAGTTTaaactttaatttgagggtaatgtatttacatccaaatcaggtgaacaatgtaggaattacaacagtcTGTATATATGCGGAACCAAAAGTAACGGGACAAATtaatcataaaacaaacaaactttttaatacttggttGCAAATTCTTTGCAGTCAATTACAGCCTGGAAGTCTGGAATACATAGACATTTATCAAttaactaatcgattatcaaattaatcgataattttggataatcgattaattgtttagagaccttgtttaacagGTCACAAAATGATGGCCGaactttctccttcaggattttctggtaaagagcagcattcatggttccatcaatcacagcaagtcgtccaggtcctgaattagaaagcagccccagaacatcacactaccaccaccatgtttgactgttggtatgatgttctttttctgaaatgctgtgttacaagTACGCCAGCTGGACGGAGACAAACGCCTTCAAGAAAAGTTTAAGTTTCGTCTTCTCAGTCCATAGaattttctcccaaaagtcttcggaattctgatgtttttttgcaaaagtaaaatgACCCTTGATGTTCTTTTGGGTCAGCTGTGGCTTTCACCTTGGAagtctgccatggatgccatttttttcctgtctcttccttattgttgacactgaccttaactgaggcaggGGAGGACTGCAGTTCTTGAGATGTTGTCCtatgtgacctcctggatgagatGTCGCTGTACTCTTGTGGTCATTTTCGTAGGCCGACTACACCTGGCAAGGTTCAACACttatttcttcttcatttgtggcTTATGGCTCTTACGGTGGTTCACTGTAGTCGTAAAGTTTCAGAAATGGCTTTGCAACcgtttccagactgatagatgtcaattactctATTTCTCATCTACGGTTGGGCATCGTTtcaatttgagcgattccggttcctcatttcgattccgatTTCAAGcgattctcgattcagattcttttaggaggctgggtcaaaaaagtttacatggtttaaataaagggtgtccaaattatgaacatccattttcttagcggCCTGCAGCATAgaataaaatcaacatttgactcggggttctttataaccattATCAATACCAAACTTATGAACTAAaaagcaatgtgtgtggaactaacccaattgacttaatattcattaattcatgtttttgctTGAAATTaaatatccatgcatccatccatccattttctgagccgcttctcctcactagggtcgcgagcgtgctggagcctatcgaagctgtcatcgggcaggaggcggggtacagcctgaattggttgccagccaatcgcagggcacatacaaacaaacaaccattcgcactcacattcacacctacgggcaatttagagtcgccaattaatgcatgtttttgggatgtgggagggaaccggagtgcccggagaaaacccacgcaggcacggggagaacatgcaaactccacacaggtgggaccggggattgaacccaggtcctcagaactgtgaggctgacgctctaaccagtcgcccaccgtgcctgaagttaaatatagcattgttaaaattggtATTTGGGAccgttttatcacgtcaaatggtttatatgtgcaagttttaacttgaattcctgatttaaaCTTGTAGCCttgtattttgaagggtacgcaccggaactcaccattttggcacaaaaagtaacttcacacgacaccggtgaattttgaaaacgaaagtaaacCTAGACGGCAAGAAGAAGAGTAGTAAATGGAACCACATACTAGAAaacattgattcctttacctacccaccgatgagacacaaggttagtgtttgtgatattgtgagaattttttgtgaattttgtcccaattcattgtgatgtaaagttgcaaGTTCGACCTTTGGTgacgttttagctcaatgttaagcttttttccccctgtcattGCCTCTTAccttggtttgaagactaaaataaacactaaaaaccatcagtgcaatagtgcaacccaccgtttaacttgttagctgcctcaatgttggcgtagacgtattttattgtttcactcacccaatttgacttgactgaagttccgccCAGTATAGGCTGAGGCTcagagcgggagggagcacgtcagacttttagacatcgtgaaagcctcatttgcacaatataatcttattccaagtgttgcactgaggcgactggtcatttattttaccaaAGACACACTTTTTCACCGCGatcgttgggcacaagcacatcttcgtGCACGTTCTTCAttccggaatgttagtcccggttccaaacGGTTcgtgattctcgatgcccaaccctattctcatctttcttgaatttctttggatcatggcattttgttgcagctttttgagatctcttgaccaacttcattttgtcagacaggttctattttaATGTGCAGTGGATAATCAGGAGAAAAGAAATACTTTTGATGATATATTTTATAActcggcggccgactggttatcacatttgcctcacagttctgacgacccgggttcaaatctggcctcgcctgtgtgaagtttgcacgctctccccgtgactgtgtgggttttctctaggtactccggtttcctcccacatccaaaaatcatgcatggtaggttaactgaaaactaaattgcctgtaggtgtgaatggttgtttgtttatatgggccctgcgattggctggcacatagggcgtaccctgcctctcgcccagcgtGACCTGGGATaggcagtatggaaaatggatggataactctCTACATGTCCTGAtagtaaacattttatttaaatgattaattaattaatttaatttaatttaatgaaaactCATCCTTCTCTGGCATCAgctaatgcctctaatttaattagATTGTCCTTATTAATTTACAAAGTCTCTGTGACGGAGATAATTACACACTGTACAAACTGGAGGCATTCCCCGGGagtgtgtcaatcattttctCGTGTATGTGCATTTATGCAAGAAGGAAGCTGTGGGAATAATGGCGAACGCAGAGGCATCCGTAAGTTCGGCGACAAATCCAAAAATGCTTTATCCCTTGTTTGCCCACAACTGGGTCTTCTAATACAAAGAAACACAAGGTGAGCGAAAAAACAGAATGGCTAAACAGAAGGAATCTGATGGAGAAATAAACGAAACTAGGATACACATTAGACCTAGTATAAAAGAGGTTGTATTAACTCAGACTCCCTGAGGAACTTGATGGACTCAAGAGCGATGTGGCTTCATTTCTGCTCGTCGGGTAAGTCTAtcacatacatttatttttaattgattgtgcatccaaaaatataactttgaaccagactttacgccgattttaatcgggctgatcggtatcggccgatatttcgcattttatgctgatcggcttcaatatcataattcaccgatccgatcaatgacgtcattgatcggctccgcaaaagacatttactccgcgtcgccgcatgcacagtatatttgaattcaaaagaaagtttatttttagccttgtcgcatgtcttttgacgtagtattggaaattaATTGGAATGAGAGAGGAATATTGGCTCCAATTTTTCTTCAACATACCACCAAATCTTAATTGACTGAGATCAGATTAACTGTCCTCTTCCTGAAGAGTCACATTGTCTGTAATGCACTACAAGTCGACTACAACAATAAATCTGATGACTTGCATTGTTCCAGTAATGCACAAGTATGTCTGCCTCTGCAACCATAGGTGGCCCTTTCATACTCTTATGATAGTAACATAACAATGTAACTGATTACGGAACAAAatacactcccctccaaaattATTGGACATGTGAggctaggcctgtcacgatgaCAATTTTTctaagacgatatattttcccaaaaactatcacgataaacgataccgtttttttaatgcctctgaaatcatgaaaaataaggctcgccgttattcattcactcattcatcttccgtaccgcttatcctcactagggtcgtgggcgtgctggagcctatcccagctgtctctgggtgagaggcagggtacagtaTGACTTTTgtcaaaccgatcagaagtgaATTTTTGGCATGAAAACAGTCATTCCAGGTGTTCCAGTATTTGTGGTAATTGGGGACGAACACACGGAAAAACTCAGAGCGAAACGCTGAAGTTTTAAACGACTTCGCCGTTGTGGAGAGAGTTTTTTAGGTCCTTAACTCACCAGCTTGTTAACTTGCAGGCTAGCTCGTCAGTTcgtggacacacacaaacagttacCTTtcccttaacacattcactgccattgactgctttagaagtcaaat includes these proteins:
- the kiaa0513 gene encoding uncharacterized protein KIAA0513 homolog isoform X1 is translated as MDNLIDFEMPSEATTLNVARETPPGYSDFLSPGHPSSRFPQKPLLPETIAPTKSSSHHHPEDEEENQSDATESADSENDMDPPSTMWELRRSSSSSVQSSEETDAEVLERREFMKTYVEKVFHGRQDLDQEERARFGELCTGENGKGREWFAKYVSAQRCHSKCVSEATFYRLVQSFAVVLFECYQMDDYSPAKNLMTMCFTYYYSGKSQPSPSELLDRGGPPASMDSYLNKANSWLSGKKDAAERLLKNSSKTDVKGFFGGLESKLRSSITQKTEDGENSVETKPKSPVSEAPEEKKGEKVYLYTQLKQQPIWHTLRFWNAAFFDAVHCERKKRSPTTRETQDGEKDKREKWCHMTQEERDDTSKMDENIAFGQLGTFTHNMLAFGLSKRLCNDFLKKQAVIGNLNKEQYKLLSDHIEKMATE
- the kiaa0513 gene encoding uncharacterized protein KIAA0513 homolog isoform X3, yielding MDNLIDFEMPSEATTLNVARETPPGYSDFLSPGHPSSRFPQKPLLPETIAPTKSSSHHHPEDEEENQSDATESADSENDMDPPSTMWELRRSSSSSVQSSEETDAEVLERREFMKTYVEKVFHGRQDLDQEERARFGELCTGENGKGREWFAKYVSAQRCHSKCVSEATFYRLVQSFAVVLFECYQMDDYSPAKNLMTMCFTYYYSGKSQPSPSELLDRGGPPASMDSYLNKANSWLSGKKDAAERLLKNSSKTDVKGFFGGLESKLRSSITQKTEDGENSVETKPKSPVSEAPEEKKGEKVYLYTQLKQQPIWHTLRFWNAAFFDAVHCERKKRSPTTRETQDGEKDKREKWCHMTQEERDDTSKMDENIAFGQLGWTHLIQVWGRSCPRGPRSTGGCTPAPFSLGA
- the kiaa0513 gene encoding uncharacterized protein KIAA0513 homolog isoform X4 translates to MDNLIDFEMPSEATTLNVARETPPGYSDFLSPGHPSSRFPQKPLLPETIAPTKSSSHHHPEDEEENQSDATESADSENDMDPPSTMWELRRSSSSSVQSSEETDAEVLERREFMKTYVEKVFHGRQDLDQEERARFGELCTGENGKGREWFAKYVSAQRCHSKCVSEATFYRLVQSFAVVLFECYQMDDYSPAKNLMTMCFTYYYSGKSQPSPSELLDRGGPPASMDSYLNKANSWLSGKKDAAERLLKNSSKTDVKGFFGGLESKLRSSITQKTEDGENSVETKPKSPVSEAPEEKKGEKVYLYTQLKQQPIWHTLRFWNAAFFDAVHCERKKRSPTTREKWCHMTQEERDDTSKMDENIAFGQLGWTHLIQVWGRSCPRGPRSTGGCTPAPFSLGA
- the kiaa0513 gene encoding uncharacterized protein KIAA0513 homolog isoform X2 → MDNLIDFEMPSEATTLNVARETPPGYSDFLSPGHPSSRFPQKPLLPETIAPTKSSSHHHPEDEEENQSDATESADSENDMDPPSTMWELRRSSSSSVQSSEETDAEVLERREFMKTYVEKVFHGRQDLDQEERARFGELCTGENGKGREWFAKYVSAQRCHSKCVSEATFYRLVQSFAVVLFECYQMDDYSPAKNLMTMCFTYYYSGKSQPSPSELLDRGGPPASMDSYLNKANSWLSGKKDAAERLLKNSSKTDVKGFFGGLESKLRSSITQKTEDGENSVETKPKSPVSEAPEEKKGEKVYLYTQLKQQPIWHTLRFWNAAFFDAVHCERKKRSPTTREKWCHMTQEERDDTSKMDENIAFGQLGTFTHNMLAFGLSKRLCNDFLKKQAVIGNLNKEQYKLLSDHIEKMATE